The genomic segment GTATTGTCGGCCACCACCACGGCCCCCGCCGCGTGGGAGAGCTCGGCGACGGTCTCGATGTCTGTGAGCCGCAGCAGGGGGTTCGACGGGGTCTCCAGAAGTACCAGGTCCGCCGGGGCGGACAGTGCCGCACGCGCGGCCTCGGGGTCGGTCAGGTCGACGAAGTCGACGCTCAGCTGGCCCTTTTCGGCCAGCCAGTGGAGTTGGCGCCAGGTGCCGCCGTAGCAGTCGTGGGGTGCCACGACGCGGCCCGCGGTGGGCACGAAGCTGTTGATGCACAGGGTGACGGCGGCCATCCCGGAGGTGGTGACCACCGTGTCGGTGCCATGTTCCAGCGTCGCCAGCGCCTCTCCCAGCAGGTCCCGCGTCGGGTTGCCGCTGCGGGAGTAGTCGTACTCGCCGCGTCCGTCGAGCCCGCGGAAGGCGTAGTTGGTGGACATGTGGATGGGTGGGACCACCGACTGCTTGGCGGGGTCGCTGTCGAGACCGGTACGCAGGCCGCGCGTCTGGCGGCTGGGGGTGGGAGAGGGCTGGGATGGGGCGGTCATGACGTCGAGACTAGGCACAACGCGGCGTCGGCTGGTGAATTGTCCAGATTCTCGGACGCTCGACGCGGGCCGGAGACTCACAGCGAAGTCATAAATTATGTGAATTCCTCAGTATTCGTTGGGTCCTCAGGAAAGCCTGGTTTCGACGACACGGCTGGAGAGTCCAGCCGGGAAGATCCCCAGTCCGGAGCGATCCGGCGCCAGGAGCAACCATGTCCACCATCTCCACCCCCCCCGTCGGATCGCGGCCTCGTTGGCCACCACGGCCGTACTCGCCACCGGTGCCGCCTGCGCGGCCCAGGCCGCGACTGCCGCCGGCGACGCACGGTGCGGTGACTCTGCCGCCACCCGCAAGGCACCCGCCAGGCCAGCAGGCCCCGTCCGGAAGGCCACCGTCACGAAGCCGACGACCCAGCACAGGAAGTCAGTGGCCAGGAAGTCAGTGGCCCTCAGGTCCTCCCGGGTGACGGCCTCGCCGGCGGCCGGCACCACCCCGGCGAGGACCGTGGTCTCCACGGCCAGCACCAGCGCCGTCACCTACGCCGCATCCACCACCGTGAGCGCCTCCGGCCTGTCCGGCAATGCGGTGAAGGTGGCCAAGGCCGTCAACGCCAATTTCCCGCAGATCACCAGCATTGGCGGCCTGCGCTCCGGCGCCAGCGCGCAGGACCACGGCACCGGACACGCGGTGGACCTGATGACGGCCAACAAGGCGACCGGGGGCCAGATCGCCGCGTACATGAAGGAGCACGCCAGTGAGCTGGGCATCAAGTACGTCATCTGGCGCCAGCACATCTGGAGCGTGCAGCGGGCCGACGAGGACTGGCGCCCGATGGCCGACCGCGGCTCCGCCACCGCGAACCACTTCGACCACGTGCACGTCAGTGTGAACTGATCCGGCCGGGCTCGGCGCGAAGCTCCTTGCGCCGGGCCCATCGGACCCCGCAGACTGCGGGCATGCCCCATGAACCCGTCCTGCGCCCGTGGCGCGTGACCGATGCGCCCACCCTCTTGCGGCACCTGCGCGGCACGGCGGACCTCGCCACGCAGCTGCCCAGTTTCCAGGACACCGCCGAGGCGCGAGCCTGGATCGAGGAGCGGGCTGGCCTGTGGTACTTCGCCCTGGCCATCAACGGGGTGGCCATGGGCAATGTCAGCGTGGGGAATGTGGACCGGACCCACTCCACCGGCCGGATGGGCTACTGGCTTGCCCCGGCCGTTCGCGGCAAGGGATGGGCGAAGCGGGCCGCTTGCACCGTCGCCGACCACGTCCTGTTCACGGTGACGGAGCCGGTCTTTCGCCTCGAGCTGGGGCATCGCGTCGACAATCCCGTCTGCGGACGCATAGCCTTGGCCGCCGGCTTCGTGCACGAGGGCACGGAGCGCCAGAAACTGCAGTACGGCCGCCTGCGTGTGGACACCCACACCTACGGGCGGCTGCAGACTGATCCGCGGCCGGCTCACGAGCCCCTGGCCCTGGAGCCCTGACGGCGGCCGGGCGGAGACAGGAGGGCAGCAAAGACGAATGACCCCCGCCCGTGATGGGCGGGGGTCATTCGCTGGGTGAGGGAAAGGTCAGGCGCGCCAAGTGTTGGTGCCGCCGGAGATGCGCAGCTGCGACTCATTGCTGAAGACGTGCACATTGTCCGGGGACACGGCCAGACGCACGGTCTCGCCACGCTTGGGCTGGACGCGGCCGCTGACGCGGGCAACGATCTGAGGCGCGGTGAGCTTCTCGTCATCGGGCAGGCCGGCCAGGGTGCCGTAGATGTAGCCGTCGGCGCCCAGTTCCTCCACCACGGCCACGTCGACCGGGATGCCGTTGTTGTCGGGAGCCACGCTGAAGACCTCGGGGCGGATGCCGATGGTGAGGTTGGTCTCCTTGGCGGCCTTGGCGAGGGTCTCGCGGGGGACCGGCACGACGTAGTCACCGACCTGCACGCCACCGTCGACGACCTTGCCGACGTTCAGATTCATGGCCGGAGAGCCGATGAAGCCTGCGACGAACAGGTTGGCGGGGGTGTCGTACAGGGCCAGCGGGGTGTCGCACTGCTGCAGCACGCCATCCTTCATCACCGCGACGCGGTCACCCATCGTCATGGCCTCGACCTGGTCGTGGGTCACGTAGACGGTGGTGACGCCCAGGCGGGACTGCAGGGCGGCGATCTGGGTACGGGTCTGCACGCGCAGCTTGGCGTCCAGGTTGGACAGCGGCTCGTCCATCAGGAAGACCTGCGGGTTGCGGACGATCGCGCGGCCCATGGCGACGCGCTGGCGCTGACCGCCGGACAGTGCCTTCGGCTTGCGGGACAGGAAGTCCTCCAGGCCCAGCAGCTTGGCTGCCTCGAGGACGCGCTGCTGGCGCTCCTCCTTGGGGACGTTCTGCATCTTGAGCGCGAAGCCCATGTTGTCCGCGACGGTCATGTGCGGGTACAGGGCGTAGTTCTGGAAGACCATGGCGATGTCACGGTCCTTGGGCGGCAGGTCGGTGACGTCGCGGTCACCGATGTGGATGCTGCCCGCATTGACCTCTTCGAGGCCGGCCAGCATGCGCAGGCTGGTGGACTTGCCACAGCCCGACGGGCCGACCAGCACCATGAACTCGCCGTCGCCGATCTCGAGGTTCAGCTTGTTGACGGCGGGGCGGTCCGCCCCCGGGTAGACGCGTGAGGCGTCATTGAAACTGACGGTGGCCATTGCCACACTTCCTTTCCACGGGCAGGTACGTGCCCGACGATCCGTAGTGGAATCGTGGACCAACTCTGTCCACCCGGAAAGACTCGCACATCGGTGGTGCACAGTGAAGGGCGCCCCCCGGTGTTTGCCATCGTCATCCGCTGTGGCTAGGGACGATGCTTCGCATTGTTACGAAATCGTGAACTATTCGGCCCCGGATGGCCGGATGGCATGCTTGGAGCGGGTGGCATCGGGCCACTCGCCGGGAGGAGAAGAGATGTTGATCGTCCACTGCAATGTGCACACCACGCCGGATGGCGTCGGAGCCTTCAAGGCCGCGTCGTTGGCCAATGCCGAGGCGAGCCGGCTGGAGCCCGGGGTCGAGGTCTTCGAGCTGATCCAGTCCGATGAGGACCCGACGGTCTTCTGCTTGGTCGAGCACTACACGGATCCGGCGGACCTGGAATTCCACAAGACCCAGAAGCACTACCTTGTCTGGCGGGAGGCCGTGGCGGACCTGATGGCGGAGCCGCGTCGCACCGTCAAGTACCACCGCGTCTGACCTCTCGACAGGCTCGTGGACCGGTGCCCGAGCCCGTCGAGGCTCAGCACTCGACGATGTTGACCGCCAGGCCGCCGCGGGCCGTCTCCTTGTACTTGGTCTTCATGTCCGCGCCGGTCTGCATCATCGTCTTGATCACCTGGTCCAGGCTCACGATCTGCTGGCCGTCGCCCTGCAGCGCCAACCGGGCTGCGGTGATCGCCTGCACGCTGGCGACGGCATTGCGCTCGATGCAGGGGATCTGCACCAGCCCGCCGACGGGGTCACAGGTGAGGCCCAGATGGTGTTCCAGCCCGATCTCGGCGGCATTGGCCACCTGCTGAGGGCTGCCGCCCAGCACCTGGCACAGGCCGGCCGAGGCCATGGATCCGGCCACCCCGACCTCGCCCTGGCAGCCCACCTCGGCACCCGAGATCGACGCACTCTGCTGGTAGATCCCGCCGATGGCACCGGCCGTGAGCAAGAAGTCCACCACGGTGTGGTCACAGGCTCCCGGCATGTAGGTGACGGCGTACTTGAGCACCGACGGGATGATCCCGGCCGCCCCGTTGGTGGGGGCAGTGACGACCCGTCCCCCGGAGGCATTCTCCTCGTTGACGGCCAGTGCCCACAGGTGCAGCCAGTCCATCGCCGCCAGCGGGTCGACCGGTCCCCGGGGCTGCTGCTCGCGAGCGGTCAGGTCCAGGTGCAGGCGGTGGGCGCGTCGTCGCACCTTCAGGCCACCGGGCAGGATGCCCGAGGTGGCGCAGCCCTCGGCGATGCAGGCATCCATCACGGACCAGAGCCGCAGCAGCCCGTCGCGAACCTCCTGCTCGGACCTGCCCAGGGCCAGCTCGTTGGCCATCTGCACCTCGGGAATGCTGAGCCGGTGGTCGCGGCAGTGCGCCAGCAGCTCCGCGCCGGTGCGGAAGTCGAAGGGCACCGGGGTCGAGTCGAGGGTGATCGACGGGCGGCCCGAGCCGTCGTCCTCCAGCACGAAGCCGCCGCCGATCGAGTAGAAGGTTCGACGGGCGAGCACCTCGCCGCCGCCGAAGGCCGTGAAGACCATGCCGTTGGTGTGGAAGTCCAGCCGGCGGGTGCGGTGCAGCACCAGGTCCTCGGCGACGTCGAAGTCGATCTCGGGGCCATCCACCGAGCCGAGGTGGATGCGCCGGCACTCCTCGATCTCGGCGGTGCGCACCGGGGCCTGTTTGGTGTCGACGGTCTCCGGGCTGGCGCCCTCCAGGCCGAGCAGGACGGCCGGACGCGAGCCGTGTCCGTGCCCCGTGGCACCCAGTGATCCGAAGAGCTCCGCCTTGACCCGCGTCACGCGCGAGATGACGTCGCTGGCGGCCAGGTCCCGCGAGAATTCGGCGGCGGCGCGCATCGGCCCGACGGTGTGCGAGCTGGACGGGCCGATACCGATCTTGAACATGTCAAACGATGAGATCGCCACGAGCCCAAGTGTGCATCCCCGGGAATGTTTTGGCCAGCGGTGAGCTTGCGTTGATCCAGTCTGTCCACACGAGTATTTTCGGCTCATCGGTGTCGTGAGGAGAGAATCGTGAAGGCACTAGTCAAGAGGGCTCCAGAGCCGGGGCTCCAGTTGGTGGACCTCCCGGAGCCCGAGCCGGGTCCCAACGAGGTGCTGATCAAGGTCATGCGCACCGGTATCTGCGGTACGGACCTGCACATCGACAACTGGGATGCGTGGGCGCAGCGCGTCGTCCCCACCCCCTTGACCATCGGCCATGAGTTCTGCGGCGAGATCGTCGCACTCGGCTCCGCCGTCGAGGACCTGACGGTGGGTCAGTTCGTCAGCGGCGAGGGCCACTATGTCTGCGGACGCTGCCGCGCCTGCCTGGCGGGCAAGAGGCACCTGTGTCGCAACACCCAGGGCATCGGCTACATGGTGCCGGGTTGCTTCAGCGAGTACTTCGCCATGCCGGCAGGAAATGTCTGGGTGCACCACCGCCCGATCGACCCTGATGTCGCCGCGATCTTCGACCCCTTCGGCAATGCCGTGCACACCGCCCTGCAGTTCCCCAGCCTCGGGGAGGACGTCCTGGTCAGCGGTGCCGGACCGATCGGGATCATGGCTGCGCTGGTGGCCCAGCACGCGGGTGCTCGCCACGTCGTCGTGAGTGACCTGTCCGACGAGCGGCTCGAGCTGGCGCGCCAGCTGGGCCTGACCGACACGATCAATGTCGGCCGGGAGAGCCTGGATGCCGTCTTCGAGCGGGCACGGATGAAGGAGGGCTTCGACATCGGGCTGGAGATGTCGGGCTCGGGCGCGGCACTGTCCAGCATGATCGACCACATGACCCATGGCGGCAGGATCGCGCTGCTCGGCACGCCCAGCCGTCCCACGGAGATCGACTTCTCCAAGATCATCTTCAACATGCTGACCCTGCAGGGCGTCACGGGCCGCCAGATCTTCGAGACCTGGTATGCCATGAGCGTCCTGCTGGAATCCGGGCTCGACATCTCGGGAGTGATCACCGACCGCTTCCACCACACCGACCACGTGGAGGCCTTCGCCACCGCCGGCAACGGCAAGGGCGGCAAGGTCGTCATGGACTGGAGCAACTGACATGTACACCAAGATCAAGGACACCCTCCTCGCGGAACTGGCCGAGCTCAAGGAGCAGGGCCTGTACAAGGTGGAGGTTCCGCTCAGCTCCGCGCAGAGCGCCCACATCGACGTCGAGGGCAAGCGTGTGGTGAACCTGTGCGCCAACAACTACCTCGGGCTGGCCGACGATCCCCGCCTGGTCGAGGCCGCCAAGAAGGCACTCGACGAGTGGGGCTTCGGGATGGCCTCGGTGCGCTTCATCTGCGGCACCCAGGACCTGCACAAGACCCTGGAGAGCAAGATCACTTCGTTCCTGCATCCTGTCGTCCAGGACGAGGGGGGACGACCCCCCTTCGAACCCCCCGCGCTCGCAGGCTCGCAGGTCCAGGACGAGGGGGGCCAGTGGGACACCATCCTGTACAGCTCCTGCTTCGATGCCAACGGGGGTCTGTTCGAGGTGCTCTGCGGGCCCGACGACGCCATCATCTCCGACGAGCTGAACCACGCCTCGATCATCGACGGCGTGCGCCTGAGCAAGGCGAAGCGGCTGCGCTACCGCAACCGCGACATGGCCGACCTCGAGGCCAGGCTGATCGAGGCCAAGGACTGCCGCTACCGGCTGATCGCCACCGACGGCGTCTTCTCCATGGACGGCTACCTGGCTCCGCTCGACGAGATCTGTGACCTGGCCGAGAAGTACGACGCCCTGGTGATGGTGGACGACTCGCATGCCGTCGGCTTCGTCGGACAGAACGGTGCCGGAACCCCGGAACGCTACGGGGTCCAGGACCGGGTGGACATCATCACCGGAACGCTCGGCAAGGCGCTGGGTGGCGCCTCCGGCGGCTACACCTGCGCCCGCGCTGAGATCGTCGAGATGCTGCGGCAGAAGAGCCGCCCCTACCTGTTCAGCAATTCATTGGCCCCCTCCATCGCTGGTGCGGCCCTCGCCACGATCGAGCTGCTGGAACAGTCCGGTGACCTGCGGGAGAAGCTCCATGCCAACACGGCCTGGTTCCGTGCGGAGATGGGTCGGCAGGGCTTCGAGATCCCCGAAAGCGACCACGCCATCGTGCCCGTCATGATTGGGGATGCCGTGAAGGCCGCGAAGATGGCCGACATCATCTTGGCAGAGGGCATCTATGTCCGCGCCTTCAGCTATCCCGTCGTGCCGCAGGGCAAGGCCCGGATCCGCACCCAGATGTCCGCGACCCTGACGCAGGCCGACCTGGAGGCCGCCGTCGCCGCCTTCGCGAAGGCCCGCGAGCAGGTGGGGTGACTCGCGCGCGCAGGTAGCATCGGGGCCATGACCAACAGCCCCGGTGAGCCGCCGGCCGAGGCCAGTTCCTGGCAGGCCCACAGCACGATGCCCCCGCCCGTGGGTGCCCCCTCCGCAACGGTGGAGGAGGAGAAGCCGTGGTGGGACCAGCCGGGGATGCCGTGGCGGCACGAGCCGAGCAAGGCGGACAAGCAGTGTCTGGGCTGGATCATGTTCATGGGCGTCTTCGGGCTGGCCATGCTGCCGCTGCGCGGATGGTTGCTGGGCCGGAGCCCGGAGTTGCTGGTGGCGCTGATGGGATCCCGCTCGGGCACCGCCGCACTCGGGGCGCTGGCCTCACAGGGGCTCTCGCACTGGTGGCCGCTGTGCATGGTGGCCGGATCCCTCATGTCAATCAAGTTCGACTGGGTCTTCTGGTGGGCCGGCAAACTCTGGGGCCGCGGCATGATCGAGGTCTGGGCGGGCCAGTCCGCGCGGGCGACGAGGAACTACGCCCGGGCCGAGCGCTGGGCGCACAAGATGGGCTGGCTGGGCATGTTCGTCGCCTATGTGCCCATCCCGCTGCCGCTGATGCAGGTGATCTTCGTCCTGGCCGGTGCCACGGGCATGGGGTGGAAGAAGTTCATGGCCCTGGACTTCCTGGCCAGCACGCTGTGGCTGGGCCTCTACTTCGGCCTGGGCTGGTGGATGGGCGAGCCCGCCGTGCACGCCCTGAAGGTCTACGCCAGGTACGCGAACTACGTCGCGATTGGCCTGGTGGTCTTCATCATCGGCTCGACGGTGGTCAACTCCAACAAGAAGCAGGGCTGACCGCTCAGCCGAGGGCAGCCCGGTAGCCCTGTTCCGCGGCCTCGTTGAAGGCCACCAGCAGCACCCGCTCGGCCTGCGTCGGGGTGGCCCGCACCGTTTCGACGGCAACCCTGGTGGCGTCTGCCATCGGCCATCCGTAGATTCCCGCGGAGATCGTCGGGAAGGCCACCGACGCGGCACCCAGCTCGTCACAGACGCGGAGGCACTCCCGGTAGCAGGAGACCAGCGTCTCGGACTTGTCGATGGTCTTCGCCCAGACGGGCCCGACGGTGTGCACCACCCAGTCCGCGTCCAGCCCGCCGGCCGTCGTCGCCACCGCGCTGCCTGCCGGCAGACCGTCCGGAAGGGTGGTGCGGCGCAGCTCACGGCAGGCCGCCAGGATCTCGGGCCCACCACGTCGGTGGATCGCGCCGTCGACACCTCCACCGCCCAGCAGTCCGGAGTTGGCGGCGTTCACGATGACGTCGACGTGTTCCCCGAGGGCCGTGATGTCAGCCCGGATGACCTCGATGCTGGGACTCATGGGCTCCAGACTAGGTGTTGGTGGCAGGGACGTTCATGACAGTTTGCGGGTTGAC from the Luteococcus japonicus genome contains:
- a CDS encoding GNAT family N-acetyltransferase; this translates as MPHEPVLRPWRVTDAPTLLRHLRGTADLATQLPSFQDTAEARAWIEERAGLWYFALAINGVAMGNVSVGNVDRTHSTGRMGYWLAPAVRGKGWAKRAACTVADHVLFTVTEPVFRLELGHRVDNPVCGRIALAAGFVHEGTERQKLQYGRLRVDTHTYGRLQTDPRPAHEPLALEP
- a CDS encoding ABC transporter ATP-binding protein, translating into MATVSFNDASRVYPGADRPAVNKLNLEIGDGEFMVLVGPSGCGKSTSLRMLAGLEEVNAGSIHIGDRDVTDLPPKDRDIAMVFQNYALYPHMTVADNMGFALKMQNVPKEERQQRVLEAAKLLGLEDFLSRKPKALSGGQRQRVAMGRAIVRNPQVFLMDEPLSNLDAKLRVQTRTQIAALQSRLGVTTVYVTHDQVEAMTMGDRVAVMKDGVLQQCDTPLALYDTPANLFVAGFIGSPAMNLNVGKVVDGGVQVGDYVVPVPRETLAKAAKETNLTIGIRPEVFSVAPDNNGIPVDVAVVEELGADGYIYGTLAGLPDDEKLTAPQIVARVSGRVQPKRGETVRLAVSPDNVHVFSNESQLRISGGTNTWRA
- a CDS encoding putative quinol monooxygenase, with product MLIVHCNVHTTPDGVGAFKAASLANAEASRLEPGVEVFELIQSDEDPTVFCLVEHYTDPADLEFHKTQKHYLVWREAVADLMAEPRRTVKYHRV
- a CDS encoding L-serine ammonia-lyase, whose product is MAISSFDMFKIGIGPSSSHTVGPMRAAAEFSRDLAASDVISRVTRVKAELFGSLGATGHGHGSRPAVLLGLEGASPETVDTKQAPVRTAEIEECRRIHLGSVDGPEIDFDVAEDLVLHRTRRLDFHTNGMVFTAFGGGEVLARRTFYSIGGGFVLEDDGSGRPSITLDSTPVPFDFRTGAELLAHCRDHRLSIPEVQMANELALGRSEQEVRDGLLRLWSVMDACIAEGCATSGILPGGLKVRRRAHRLHLDLTAREQQPRGPVDPLAAMDWLHLWALAVNEENASGGRVVTAPTNGAAGIIPSVLKYAVTYMPGACDHTVVDFLLTAGAIGGIYQQSASISGAEVGCQGEVGVAGSMASAGLCQVLGGSPQQVANAAEIGLEHHLGLTCDPVGGLVQIPCIERNAVASVQAITAARLALQGDGQQIVSLDQVIKTMMQTGADMKTKYKETARGGLAVNIVEC
- the tdh gene encoding L-threonine 3-dehydrogenase; translated protein: MKALVKRAPEPGLQLVDLPEPEPGPNEVLIKVMRTGICGTDLHIDNWDAWAQRVVPTPLTIGHEFCGEIVALGSAVEDLTVGQFVSGEGHYVCGRCRACLAGKRHLCRNTQGIGYMVPGCFSEYFAMPAGNVWVHHRPIDPDVAAIFDPFGNAVHTALQFPSLGEDVLVSGAGPIGIMAALVAQHAGARHVVVSDLSDERLELARQLGLTDTINVGRESLDAVFERARMKEGFDIGLEMSGSGAALSSMIDHMTHGGRIALLGTPSRPTEIDFSKIIFNMLTLQGVTGRQIFETWYAMSVLLESGLDISGVITDRFHHTDHVEAFATAGNGKGGKVVMDWSN
- a CDS encoding glycine C-acetyltransferase, translating into MKDTLLAELAELKEQGLYKVEVPLSSAQSAHIDVEGKRVVNLCANNYLGLADDPRLVEAAKKALDEWGFGMASVRFICGTQDLHKTLESKITSFLHPVVQDEGGRPPFEPPALAGSQVQDEGGQWDTILYSSCFDANGGLFEVLCGPDDAIISDELNHASIIDGVRLSKAKRLRYRNRDMADLEARLIEAKDCRYRLIATDGVFSMDGYLAPLDEICDLAEKYDALVMVDDSHAVGFVGQNGAGTPERYGVQDRVDIITGTLGKALGGASGGYTCARAEIVEMLRQKSRPYLFSNSLAPSIAGAALATIELLEQSGDLREKLHANTAWFRAEMGRQGFEIPESDHAIVPVMIGDAVKAAKMADIILAEGIYVRAFSYPVVPQGKARIRTQMSATLTQADLEAAVAAFAKAREQVG
- a CDS encoding DedA family protein; amino-acid sequence: MTNSPGEPPAEASSWQAHSTMPPPVGAPSATVEEEKPWWDQPGMPWRHEPSKADKQCLGWIMFMGVFGLAMLPLRGWLLGRSPELLVALMGSRSGTAALGALASQGLSHWWPLCMVAGSLMSIKFDWVFWWAGKLWGRGMIEVWAGQSARATRNYARAERWAHKMGWLGMFVAYVPIPLPLMQVIFVLAGATGMGWKKFMALDFLASTLWLGLYFGLGWWMGEPAVHALKVYARYANYVAIGLVVFIIGSTVVNSNKKQG
- a CDS encoding O-acetyl-ADP-ribose deacetylase yields the protein MSPSIEVIRADITALGEHVDVIVNAANSGLLGGGGVDGAIHRRGGPEILAACRELRRTTLPDGLPAGSAVATTAGGLDADWVVHTVGPVWAKTIDKSETLVSCYRECLRVCDELGAASVAFPTISAGIYGWPMADATRVAVETVRATPTQAERVLLVAFNEAAEQGYRAALG